A segment of the Pedobacter faecalis genome:
CGCCAAATCACAGAGTGCACCTTCGCCGAGACCACCGGTGGCCATGTGCCGATAATATTGATCCTTCTAAACTGCTGAAACCATGAGCGCGACCGATTATAGAAAGCTTCTGAAAGCTGCTCCTAAGACCAAGATCCCGATAGGTATAAAGCCCATGCTGGCTACGCTGGTAGATAAGCCTTTTGATGGCGACGACTGGGTGTACGAAGTGAAATGGGATGGCTATCGAGCACTGGGTTTCAGTCTGAAGAATGGCGATGTGCAATTGCTGTCTCGCAACAACAAGCAGTTTAACGAGAAATTTTACCCGATATATGACCTCATGGGCAAGTGGAAGCTTGATATTGTGGTCGACGGCGAGATTATGGTGCTGGGCGAGAATGGGGTCTCTAATTTCGGAAACCTGCAGAACTGGCGCAGCGAGGCCGATGGTGAATTGGTGTACTATGTGTTCGACCTCATCTGGTATGAGGGCAAAGACCTGACTGGTTTACCACTGAGCGAAAGACAGGCAATTCTGGCGGAGGTACTGCCGCAAGATGACGAGAGCATTCGCTTGAGCAAGGTGTTTAAGGCCAAGGGAACGGAGTTTTTCAATGCCGCACAGCGTATGGGGCTTGAAGGTATCATTGCCAAGAAGGCCGATAGTCTGTATAGTGTGAACAACCGCTCCAAGGAATGGCTCAAGATTAAAGTGCAGAAGCGGCAGGAAGTGGTTATTGCTGGTTACACGAAAAACGAGGATACGCCCAAGCTGTTCAGTTCGCTGCTCCTAGGGGTGTATGAGGATGGTGTTCTGCGCTATGCAGGAAAGGTGGGAACGGGCTTTAACGATAAAACGCAGAAGCAAATGATGGCCAGCTTTAAACCATTGATCACAGATAAGAGCCCATTCAATGAGATTCCTGATGTCAATAAGCCTTCCAGGTTTCGGCCTAATCCGCCGAAGGCAAAAGCCACATGGCTTAAACCAGAGCTAGTATGCGAAGTTGCTTTTACGGAGGTGACCAGCGATGGAGTATTCCGTCACCCTTCTTTTGAGGGTATGCGGATCGACAAGAAGGCGACTGACGTGGGACTGGAAGTGCCGGTGGGTACCGCAGATGCGCTGGAAAGCTTAGACGAACATGCAGAGGCGATCAAACCGCCCAAAGCAAAACAACGCAAAACGCTGCTCAATCCCAAGGAGCAATCGCAGGTGCGGAAGGTAAACGGGCACGACTTGAAGTTCACCAATTTGAGCAAGCTGTACTGGCCGGAAGACGGCGTGACGAAGCGCGATCTGTTTAATTATTACTACCAGGTGGCTGATTTTATCCTGCCTTATCTGAAGGACAGGCCGCTTTCCCTTAACCGCTTTCCTGGCGGCATACACGGCAAAAGTTTTTACCAGAAAGATGTGAAGGATAAGGCGCCGGAATGGGCTAAGACTTTTCCGTACACCACAAGCGATGGCGAGGACAAGGAATATCTTGTGGGATATGATGAAGCGACGTTGCTCTGGATGGCTTCGCTGGGTTGCATCGAAGTAAACCCATGGTTTTCAAGGATACAGCATCCGGATAATCCGGACTACTGTGTGATTGACCTCGATCCGGATCAGAACACTTTTGAGCAGGTTATTGAAGCAGCGCTTGCGGTAAAAGACATTCTGGATCAGCTCGCGGTGCGAAGCTATTGCAAGACTTCCGGCTCCACAGGCATACATATTTACATTCCGCTGGCCGCTAAATATTCGTACGACCAAAGCCAGATGTTTGCGCGCATACTCGTCAACCTCGTGCATAAACGGATACCGGAATTTACCAGTGTGGAGCGGATGATTTCGAACCGCAAAGGCAAGATGTATCTGGACTTCCTGCAAAACCGGCCGGGGGCTACCATTGCAGGCCCTTACTCTTTAAGGCCGAAGCCCGGAGCTACGGTGTCTATGCCGCTTGAATGGGAGGAAGTAAAACCGGGACTTAAAATGCGGGACTTTACGATATTTAACGCGGTGGACCGGCTAAAAGACAAGGGCGATCTGTTTAAGGGTGTATTAGGGCAAGGGATTGATTTGGAGAAGACGGTGAAAAAGGCCAAGGAACTTTTTGGATGATCATATGAAGGCAAGAGTTTTAACACATTATGCGGCATTTAGTCTGCTGAGTACTTTGGTTTACCAGTCGGCCAACGCTCAAACCACCGAAACGCGTTATTTTAAGGATGTTACGGCAACAGCCCTTCCAGCCGATCCGGAAGCACATATCCTGGATGTGGTTCTTGCTGATGTAAACGCAGACGGTCACCTTGATGCGGTATTAGCACTGGAGGGCCAGCCAAACCGACTGTATATCAATGACGGCAAGGGTGTTTTTAGCTGGAAGAAGGGGGTGTTTGCGGATAAGAACCACGACACAGAACATGTGAGGCTAGGCGATTTCAATGGCGACGGTCACCTGGACGGGATTTTTGTAGCGGAGGATGATCACAATCATGAATACTATTTGGGCAACAGTGATGGGACCTTTACCGATGTGAGCGACCGGCTTCCGGCACGCAGTGAGGGTAACGGTCTCGATATCGGCGACGTGAATGGCGACGGCCTCCCTGATATTGTGGTGGGCAATACAGGTGCGGATGCTAAAAACTTCTTATGGTTAAATGATCCCGCGCGTCCGGGATATTTTAAGGTGCATGCCGGAGGCGTTTTGTCTGAACTTCCGGCGCAGACGCAATCGGTTAAACTGGCCGATCTGGACGGCAACGGCGCCCTTGATGTCGTATTTGGAAATGAGGTTCCGCCTAACCGCCTGATGTTCAATAATGGAAAGGGCAACTTTTCAGAACGCGAGGGGGCATTAGATCTTCCGGTTCCGCTTCATACCCGTGAAGTGATCGTTTTTGATGCGAATGGAGACAAGCATCCCGACATCCTATTTGCTAATCTGACCAGCAACGCCGGTAAATATGAGAAAGATCCAAACGCTCGCCTGCTTATAAACGACGGCAAGGGGCGGTTTAAAGATGAGACTGCGTTGCGCTTGCCCAAACAGGAATACTCAACTTATGCCGGCGCGGTGGTCGACTTTAACCGCGACGGACATCCCGATATCATCTTCAGTGCCGTTAGGATTCCCTCATTTGCGCCTATGCAGGTCCAGGCCTTGCAAAACGATGGAAAAGGCAAGTTTAACCTGGCCACAGCCGAAGTTATCCCAGGTTCTACCATAGGCCGGAGCTGGGGCATTGCCGTCGGCGATGTAAACGGCGACGGCATAGCAGATTTGTTTATCGGTCAGTGGGGAACACAGGCCAGATTGCTCCTGGGTAAGCGGTAGCACCAAGAACTCCTGCAGCGAAACCTGGTGCAGGACTTACTGTTTAGAGAACACGAAACTATGCCCGTGCTGCTTCAGCAACATCTCTTTCTTTTGCGTATCAAACTCCAGAACTATCCCTGCACCATCAAACTTAAACCTGCTCTTGGTAACCGCTTCCATAGGCAATGCCGATTGTCCGGAAGCCTGTGCAATAATTGAATTGCCATTTCTGGTCACCGTTATCGTAAAGGGAAGTCCGGCAGAACCATAAGTCCCGGTAAGTGGATCAAGTTCAGCCGGAGTCAGGTCCAGCGACTTGAAGGAGGGGATTTGAAGCGGTTTGTTATAGGCTGCACTCAGCAGCGCAATGCTGATATCGTTTATCGGGTAATTGAGTCCATTAACGCAGAAAGCTATGGAGATGCCGCCCTCTTTGAAATGATATAGAATGCTGTGCGTGCCGTAAGTGTCGCCTCCATGGCCCAAACCCCAATATTCATAAAAAGGAACTTTCATTAACCCTCTGGCAAGTCGACTTTGGCCGGTGAATGTACGCATATCAGCATAACGTTCCGCAGATAAAAGTTTGCCGCTGGCCAGGGCATTCATAAACACAAGCAGATCGGAGGGGGTCGATAGTATGTCGCCCACGCCAATTACATTGGGAAAGTATATGTCCTTAATATCCGTCCATGAACTGATCCTCGCATACGGCATAGCCTCGTTTTTGCTATTGTTAGGAACACCCGCCACAGTGCTTTTAAGGCCCAGCTTTTTAACGATGCGGGTCTCCAACAATTTGTTAAATGACTTTCCCGTAATATCTTCAAGAATATAGCTCAAAAGCAGGTATCCCGAATTGGAGTATTGCTGCTTGCTGCCAGGCTCAAAATTCACTTTACGCTTCGCTATCGTATCCAGAAGTTCATTTTTAGGATGAGCTTGAGTGATCCAGGCCCTGTTGCTTACCTCGCTGACATAATCGATCAGCCCGCTGGTGTGCGACAGGAGGTGATCGATGGTGATTTTATCACTGTTTGGCAGGGCTGGATAGAACTTAGACAACTTGGTGTCGAGCGATAGTTTGCCCTCATCGATAAGCTGGAAGATCATCACCGCAGTAAAAACTTTAGTAATAGAACCGATCCGGTATTGGGTATTGGCACTGGCCAGCACACTGTCGGGACCCAGCGACTGGTAACCTACAGACCTTTGATAAACCACCTTGCCGTCTTTAGCCACAGCAAAACTGCCCATCGTTTTGTCGTTCGCAGCCAGTGCGTTAAAGAAACTATCAAGTTTGGCGGTGTTGACGGTCTGGGCATGAGATTGTGTGGCAAAGAGCACACCGAGAAGTAAGATTGCGATGATTTTTTTCATGTGTATACGTTAATCGGGCATTAAGGTATAAAGAAAGGCGCGAATATTTGCTATCTTTATGAAAAGCGTTTGAATATGATTTTACAATATCTGACACAGGAATTTGAACATGAGGTAAACAGTACACGAAAGTTGTTGCAGGCTGTTCCGGAAAAGGACCTTGGCTATAAGCCTTCTGAAACCTCATGGAATATGGGCGAACTTGCCCAGCACATTGCTACAATTTATTATTGGTATGTGGGTACGTTTACACAAGATGTGTACGACATCACGGCCGATCACCTTGAGCGTGGCAGTACAGACGATATTCAGGCAACGCTTGTGCTTTTCGAAAGCAATGTAGAGAAAGCCCGGGCAGCATTGCAGACACTAAAGGAAGAAGATCTGGCGGTGAACTGGACGATGAAAGCGGGGGATAAAGTACTTCTCGGCCCAATGCCGAGAGGCATCGTAGCCCGGGGATTTCTCTTCAATCACATCTATCACCACCGGGGTGAAATGATCGTTTACCTGCGTGCTACGGGTAACAAAGTGCCGGGTATGTACGGGCCAACGTACGAACAGAGTAATCCTGGA
Coding sequences within it:
- the ligD gene encoding DNA ligase D is translated as MSATDYRKLLKAAPKTKIPIGIKPMLATLVDKPFDGDDWVYEVKWDGYRALGFSLKNGDVQLLSRNNKQFNEKFYPIYDLMGKWKLDIVVDGEIMVLGENGVSNFGNLQNWRSEADGELVYYVFDLIWYEGKDLTGLPLSERQAILAEVLPQDDESIRLSKVFKAKGTEFFNAAQRMGLEGIIAKKADSLYSVNNRSKEWLKIKVQKRQEVVIAGYTKNEDTPKLFSSLLLGVYEDGVLRYAGKVGTGFNDKTQKQMMASFKPLITDKSPFNEIPDVNKPSRFRPNPPKAKATWLKPELVCEVAFTEVTSDGVFRHPSFEGMRIDKKATDVGLEVPVGTADALESLDEHAEAIKPPKAKQRKTLLNPKEQSQVRKVNGHDLKFTNLSKLYWPEDGVTKRDLFNYYYQVADFILPYLKDRPLSLNRFPGGIHGKSFYQKDVKDKAPEWAKTFPYTTSDGEDKEYLVGYDEATLLWMASLGCIEVNPWFSRIQHPDNPDYCVIDLDPDQNTFEQVIEAALAVKDILDQLAVRSYCKTSGSTGIHIYIPLAAKYSYDQSQMFARILVNLVHKRIPEFTSVERMISNRKGKMYLDFLQNRPGATIAGPYSLRPKPGATVSMPLEWEEVKPGLKMRDFTIFNAVDRLKDKGDLFKGVLGQGIDLEKTVKKAKELFG
- a CDS encoding FG-GAP repeat domain-containing protein; its protein translation is MKARVLTHYAAFSLLSTLVYQSANAQTTETRYFKDVTATALPADPEAHILDVVLADVNADGHLDAVLALEGQPNRLYINDGKGVFSWKKGVFADKNHDTEHVRLGDFNGDGHLDGIFVAEDDHNHEYYLGNSDGTFTDVSDRLPARSEGNGLDIGDVNGDGLPDIVVGNTGADAKNFLWLNDPARPGYFKVHAGGVLSELPAQTQSVKLADLDGNGALDVVFGNEVPPNRLMFNNGKGNFSEREGALDLPVPLHTREVIVFDANGDKHPDILFANLTSNAGKYEKDPNARLLINDGKGRFKDETALRLPKQEYSTYAGAVVDFNRDGHPDIIFSAVRIPSFAPMQVQALQNDGKGKFNLATAEVIPGSTIGRSWGIAVGDVNGDGIADLFIGQWGTQARLLLGKR
- a CDS encoding serine hydrolase domain-containing protein: MKKIIAILLLGVLFATQSHAQTVNTAKLDSFFNALAANDKTMGSFAVAKDGKVVYQRSVGYQSLGPDSVLASANTQYRIGSITKVFTAVMIFQLIDEGKLSLDTKLSKFYPALPNSDKITIDHLLSHTSGLIDYVSEVSNRAWITQAHPKNELLDTIAKRKVNFEPGSKQQYSNSGYLLLSYILEDITGKSFNKLLETRIVKKLGLKSTVAGVPNNSKNEAMPYARISSWTDIKDIYFPNVIGVGDILSTPSDLLVFMNALASGKLLSAERYADMRTFTGQSRLARGLMKVPFYEYWGLGHGGDTYGTHSILYHFKEGGISIAFCVNGLNYPINDISIALLSAAYNKPLQIPSFKSLDLTPAELDPLTGTYGSAGLPFTITVTRNGNSIIAQASGQSALPMEAVTKSRFKFDGAGIVLEFDTQKKEMLLKQHGHSFVFSKQ
- a CDS encoding DinB family protein, whose protein sequence is MILQYLTQEFEHEVNSTRKLLQAVPEKDLGYKPSETSWNMGELAQHIATIYYWYVGTFTQDVYDITADHLERGSTDDIQATLVLFESNVEKARAALQTLKEEDLAVNWTMKAGDKVLLGPMPRGIVARGFLFNHIYHHRGEMIVYLRATGNKVPGMYGPTYEQSNPGA